In Yersinia enterocolitica subsp. enterocolitica, one DNA window encodes the following:
- a CDS encoding host cell division inhibitor Icd-like protein yields the protein MTFIPQKGLFSGLHFLQALRYSRRAVAKSAAGRRNPCYLLATQHAPCVFFYVVASAYQFFTQWFLYRCRYQAMVAQAGQPSGWPVSNKAGIPTPVWATTHKRRNFGGSNNQYLLEAATMATSLTPLHPQFIYLFAAVRRTELTARPCMLRTTASSEKNARLRLTRDYILSFAGRLPLGEVA from the coding sequence ATGACATTCATCCCGCAAAAAGGGCTTTTCTCTGGCTTGCATTTTTTGCAGGCCTTGCGTTATAGTCGCCGTGCTGTCGCAAAATCGGCAGCCGGGCGTAGGAACCCGTGTTACTTATTGGCGACTCAACACGCGCCATGCGTGTTTTTTTATGTCGTGGCCTCGGCCTACCAGTTTTTTACGCAGTGGTTTCTATACCGCTGTCGTTATCAAGCAATGGTGGCCCAGGCGGGGCAGCCTTCGGGCTGGCCGGTTTCCAATAAGGCCGGTATTCCTACCCCCGTCTGGGCTACCACCCATAAGCGTAGGAACTTCGGTGGTAGCAATAACCAATACTTATTGGAGGCTGCCACTATGGCTACATCCCTCACCCCGTTACACCCGCAATTTATCTACCTGTTTGCTGCTGTTCGTCGTACTGAATTAACGGCGCGTCCCTGCATGTTGCGTACCACCGCCAGCAGTGAGAAGAATGCCCGCCTGCGTTTAACCCGTGACTACATCCTGTCGTTTGCTGGCCGTCTGCCACTGGGGGAAGTCGCATGA
- a CDS encoding ogr/Delta-like zinc finger family protein gives MMRCPVCKHASHTRASRYLSEQTKEAYYQCQNIECSCTFKSIESVDKIITRPPVKEPEIIPDVILPERKVLNRYGSNARIH, from the coding sequence ATGATGCGTTGTCCTGTGTGTAAACATGCGTCTCATACGCGTGCCAGCCGCTATTTATCTGAGCAGACAAAAGAAGCCTATTATCAGTGCCAGAATATAGAATGTTCTTGTACCTTTAAATCGATTGAGAGTGTGGATAAAATAATTACCCGCCCACCGGTTAAAGAGCCAGAAATAATACCTGATGTTATTCTACCAGAACGAAAAGTATTAAATCGCTACGGTTCTAACGCACGAATTCATTAA
- a CDS encoding retron Ec48 family effector membrane protein produces MNIFLFLKKYLLLSKIQSIPLRILLLFLYAITITGIVTFGISAILTGTQEGYFEKDFCFNNTCIKNAATGYSQSILILQAMFILLGIVASIGGIIVALMGYINSVSVSALGNHISHFKIFQEYLSYEINKRDRLSPASFDIFKWYNIIFNKSRSGSTSVSDEYCALVLKLNNIISNSNAACTKANKGSFSYVSHQINIVSTLIEFGIVQPRLPRNDFYEVEDQIIALIANINREFCYSTSVPELIKRDYR; encoded by the coding sequence ATGAATATTTTTCTATTTTTAAAAAAATACCTATTACTTAGTAAAATACAATCCATACCTTTAAGAATTTTACTTTTATTTTTATATGCAATCACTATTACTGGCATAGTAACCTTTGGCATTTCCGCTATTTTAACTGGCACACAAGAAGGTTACTTTGAAAAAGACTTTTGTTTTAATAATACATGCATAAAAAATGCAGCAACTGGATACTCTCAGTCAATTTTAATTCTACAGGCAATGTTCATTCTATTAGGTATAGTTGCTAGTATTGGTGGGATAATTGTTGCTCTAATGGGCTATATAAATAGTGTCAGTGTCTCTGCTCTAGGGAATCACATATCTCACTTCAAAATATTTCAAGAATACCTATCTTATGAAATAAATAAAAGAGATAGATTATCTCCTGCATCCTTTGATATCTTCAAGTGGTATAATATTATATTTAACAAGTCCCGTTCCGGATCAACATCAGTTTCTGATGAATACTGTGCACTAGTTCTTAAATTAAATAATATAATATCAAATTCAAATGCCGCATGTACCAAAGCAAATAAAGGTTCCTTTTCTTATGTATCACATCAGATAAATATTGTTTCAACATTAATTGAATTCGGAATAGTGCAGCCCAGATTACCAAGAAATGATTTTTACGAAGTTGAGGACCAAATAATTGCATTAATAGCCAACATTAACAGAGAGTTCTGTTACTCAACTTCAGTCCCAGAGTTAATTAAAAGAGATTACAGATAA
- a CDS encoding HipA family kinase — protein sequence MHNEILQVVEIVRRIPDCATQPFLCKCNDDNLYVVKGMPCVPKKQLMAEWISACLADSLGLSIPEFKIVYIDRSLTEFVPEWRRELYEGYAFATKYISGVAPITFTQAHNNVDVSTQKKIYLFDRWVNNSDRTLSPIGGNVNIIFDYQNNRHYLIDHNLAFDHDDLESDFEYHVYSAKHRSWVYDLVDKQEQEDEISQARTVLSSAIEDIPEEWELDDTDENIAFLSFVESTLDRALGEEFWSNIK from the coding sequence ATGCACAATGAGATACTACAAGTTGTAGAAATTGTTCGCCGCATACCCGATTGCGCAACACAACCATTTCTGTGTAAATGCAATGACGATAATCTATATGTTGTCAAAGGAATGCCATGCGTACCAAAAAAACAACTAATGGCTGAGTGGATCTCTGCATGTTTAGCAGACTCATTGGGGCTGTCAATTCCCGAATTCAAAATAGTATACATCGACCGATCATTAACAGAGTTCGTCCCTGAGTGGCGGAGAGAACTTTACGAAGGTTATGCTTTCGCAACAAAATACATATCCGGTGTTGCCCCAATTACATTTACGCAAGCCCACAATAACGTGGACGTGTCCACACAAAAGAAAATTTACCTATTCGATAGATGGGTGAATAATTCAGACAGAACGCTCTCACCAATAGGTGGGAATGTTAACATTATTTTTGATTACCAAAATAATAGGCATTACCTCATTGACCATAACCTAGCCTTCGATCATGATGATCTGGAAAGCGACTTTGAATACCATGTCTATAGTGCTAAGCACCGCTCTTGGGTTTATGACCTTGTTGATAAACAGGAGCAAGAAGATGAAATCTCTCAGGCAAGAACTGTGCTATCTTCAGCTATCGAAGACATTCCTGAAGAGTGGGAACTAGACGACACTGATGAAAATATAGCATTTCTATCTTTTGTTGAGAGTACATTAGATAGAGCCTTAGGTGAAGAGTTCTGGAGTAATATCAAATGA
- a CDS encoding integrase domain-containing protein, with protein MARTTRPLTHTEVQKAKAIDKDLTLHDGDGLFLLVKTTGKKIWRFRYQLPNSSKRTMISLGAYPALSLADAREIRAEKLAMLVRGTDPQTRAGEEAEKLQIAEESIFVNVARKWFELKESHVSAAHAKDIWRSIEKDILPSIENIPIQELKARTLIQVLEPIKARGALETVRRLVQRINEIMIYAVNVGLIDANPASGIGNAFERPKKQHMPTIRPEELPKLMRTIAMSNLSIPTRCLLEWKLLTLIRPSEASATAWAEIDIENKQWCIPAERMKAKRDHIVPLSEQALELLEIMRPISSNRQYVFPSRNNPSNPMNSQTANAALKRIGYGGKLVAHGLRSIASTAMNEAGFNADVIEAALAHSDKNEVRKAYNRSTYFEQRKELMSWWGASCKRNNN; from the coding sequence ATGGCGCGGACTACACGCCCCCTCACTCACACCGAAGTACAAAAAGCGAAAGCCATAGATAAAGACCTTACCCTCCATGATGGTGATGGTTTATTTTTGTTAGTCAAAACCACTGGCAAGAAAATTTGGCGTTTCCGCTATCAGCTTCCTAATAGTAGCAAACGCACTATGATCAGCCTCGGCGCTTACCCAGCACTATCCCTCGCAGATGCCAGAGAGATACGCGCAGAGAAACTAGCGATGTTAGTCAGAGGGACAGACCCTCAAACGAGGGCTGGTGAAGAGGCTGAAAAGCTCCAGATAGCGGAGGAAAGCATTTTTGTGAATGTCGCCCGCAAATGGTTCGAGTTGAAAGAAAGCCATGTTAGCGCAGCCCATGCGAAAGATATTTGGCGTTCTATTGAAAAAGACATCTTACCCAGCATCGAAAATATTCCCATCCAAGAACTTAAAGCACGAACTCTTATTCAAGTATTAGAGCCAATCAAAGCACGTGGGGCATTAGAGACGGTCAGGCGATTGGTACAACGTATAAACGAGATAATGATTTATGCGGTAAATGTAGGCTTGATTGATGCTAATCCTGCATCAGGTATAGGTAACGCTTTTGAACGCCCTAAAAAGCAGCATATGCCAACCATAAGGCCAGAAGAATTACCCAAGCTAATGCGTACTATAGCTATGAGCAATCTGTCGATACCAACCCGCTGCTTACTTGAATGGAAATTATTGACGCTGATACGTCCCTCCGAGGCATCAGCAACAGCATGGGCAGAGATCGATATTGAGAATAAGCAGTGGTGTATACCTGCTGAGCGTATGAAGGCAAAACGAGATCATATAGTCCCTCTATCAGAACAGGCCTTAGAGCTGCTTGAAATCATGCGTCCAATTAGTAGTAATCGTCAGTACGTTTTCCCTAGCCGCAATAATCCAAGTAATCCAATGAACAGTCAGACTGCCAATGCAGCTTTAAAGCGTATTGGTTATGGGGGAAAGCTTGTAGCTCATGGATTACGATCAATCGCCAGCACGGCAATGAATGAGGCCGGTTTTAATGCGGACGTGATCGAGGCAGCACTTGCACATAGTGATAAGAATGAAGTTAGGAAAGCTTATAATCGCTCAACATACTTCGAGCAACGTAAAGAATTGATGTCATGGTGGGGGGCTTCGTGTAAAAGAAACAATAATTAA
- a CDS encoding reverse transcriptase family protein, whose amino-acid sequence MSLKIRHTQKNTVSAINSIQSLCEALDISQYELNVALSTPDSERYTPSEIEKSDGSLRKIYNPKSFLRKIQRRINRRIFNLYTVKGRERKNPPILWASYLFGSIPNQFLDENIEQKDYIACARVHCQSKSLLKVDIQNFFDNVQDIHIEDIFNNFFFFNEDVSRALTNICCFEGHLVQGALTSSYLSCLCLYDIEGKIVDRLTRKNLRYTRLVDDITVSSTVSNYDFSYAKDIIINMLHEKDLPVNLKKTQCYYTSTSPLTVHGLRVSFSEPRLPSDEARRIRASVRNIESLSSETNYRTTHAYRKDFNRCMGRVNKLKRVNHSQHESLFNRLVKLAPLPSKKDIDRVSVSLLRLENDYKNGKHDTYWYWKRYYRIHERLNILQRTFTREASAFRSRVKVVPPTYIQ is encoded by the coding sequence ATGTCTTTAAAAATTAGACACACACAAAAAAACACTGTATCTGCAATCAATTCAATTCAAAGTTTATGTGAAGCACTAGATATTTCTCAATATGAGTTGAACGTAGCCTTATCAACTCCGGATAGTGAGCGATATACACCTTCTGAAATTGAAAAGAGTGATGGTAGCTTAAGAAAAATATATAATCCAAAGTCCTTCCTGCGAAAAATACAACGCCGAATTAACAGAAGAATATTCAATTTATACACAGTTAAAGGAAGAGAAAGGAAGAACCCGCCAATTTTGTGGGCTTCATACCTATTTGGGTCTATCCCAAATCAGTTTTTGGATGAAAATATTGAGCAGAAAGATTATATAGCTTGCGCCCGAGTTCACTGCCAATCAAAAAGCTTACTAAAAGTCGACATACAGAATTTTTTTGATAACGTACAGGATATACATATAGAAGATATTTTTAATAACTTTTTCTTTTTTAATGAAGACGTATCCCGGGCCCTGACTAATATCTGCTGTTTTGAAGGACATTTAGTACAAGGTGCTTTAACCTCAAGCTATTTATCATGTTTATGTTTGTATGATATTGAAGGTAAAATTGTTGATAGACTAACTAGAAAAAATTTAAGGTACACTCGTCTTGTTGATGATATTACTGTTTCATCAACAGTTTCTAACTATGACTTCTCATATGCAAAAGACATTATTATAAATATGTTGCATGAGAAGGATTTACCTGTGAACTTAAAAAAAACTCAATGTTATTATACTTCGACCAGCCCCTTAACGGTTCATGGTTTAAGAGTATCGTTTTCTGAACCTAGATTACCCTCAGATGAGGCCAGGCGCATTAGAGCATCTGTTAGAAACATTGAAAGCCTTTCTTCTGAAACAAACTATCGAACAACTCATGCTTATAGAAAAGACTTCAATAGATGCATGGGGAGGGTTAACAAATTGAAAAGAGTAAACCATTCACAACATGAGAGTTTATTCAATCGATTAGTTAAATTAGCCCCTTTACCGTCGAAAAAAGATATTGATAGAGTATCAGTATCTTTATTAAGGCTTGAAAATGATTATAAAAATGGAAAGCATGATACCTATTGGTATTGGAAAAGATATTATAGAATTCATGAGCGCTTAAATATATTGCAACGTACTTTTACCAGAGAAGCATCTGCGTTTCGAAGTAGAGTTAAGGTTGTACCACCAACTTACATTCAATAA
- a CDS encoding DinI-like family protein, which produces MLRVEVTIDKLNIKKFPVGYTNALTEELDKRLGRKFGDVDVKVRFAGADGLTVLGGANEDKKTVEEILQETWESADDWFQA; this is translated from the coding sequence ATGCTACGTGTTGAAGTGACCATAGATAAGCTGAACATTAAAAAATTCCCGGTTGGGTACACTAATGCATTGACTGAAGAATTGGATAAACGGCTAGGTAGGAAGTTTGGCGATGTCGATGTCAAAGTCAGATTTGCGGGTGCCGATGGGTTAACAGTGCTGGGTGGAGCTAACGAGGATAAGAAAACGGTCGAAGAGATTTTGCAGGAAACATGGGAAAGTGCTGATGATTGGTTTCAGGCTTAA
- a CDS encoding primase-helicase zinc-binding domain-containing protein, with the protein MTTLSVSHTSRAATGQWPVLLPALGIHITAGGRAQPCPMCGGKDRFRFDNLQGRGTWFCNQCGGGDGLNLVEKALAVTPKEAACKVAEVLGEPSHPTLPVHDAGQDAQEKAQARQRAAEQARQLLTVAQSLAGNAYLTAKGWPELEALTLHGQSLHVGGITYQPGDLLFPLTDNTGEVVNIQLINANGDKRTLAGGQVKAACHFLPGRDNAVIWLTEGYATGLTVHHLTGESVCVALSANNLSALAQQLRTHYPDALLLLAADNDENGTGQTRATEAAQLSGGKLALPPVVGDWNDVYQQQGKLATLTQLQAFNQPQQPSPFDTLSDADLKAMSASEKAELLAEHYQHLLAVPQVGEDLCRYENGAWQVLPYRLLSREIAALFHKIRAPFSASGINSVLDTLKLMVPQMGTPARHLIGFRNGVFDTTTGQFSAHQKTHWLRTVNSVDYTPPKAGENLSDHAPHFWRWLTRAAGQQHEKQARILAALYMVLANRYDWQLFLEVTGPGGSGKSVMASIASLLAGKDNTTSATIDTLESSRERASVVGFSLIILPDQERWSGDGAGIKAITGGDAVAIDPKYRDAYSTHIPAVILAVNNNPMQFSDRSGGVSRRRVILPFPEVIPANERDPLLLAKITGELAVIVRHLMQRFNAPNDARALLEAQQNSDEALEIKRGADPLVDFCGYLLAVNTPNGLYMGNANIIPANPRKYLYHAYLSFMEARGHQRPMSLTAFGRAVPQTLSEYEIALLKRKTNQGMQTNLILSEDCEADWLPKCEAY; encoded by the coding sequence ATGACAACATTAAGCGTTTCACACACCTCACGTGCAGCCACCGGCCAGTGGCCGGTATTGCTCCCGGCGCTCGGTATTCACATCACCGCTGGCGGTCGGGCGCAGCCCTGCCCAATGTGTGGCGGTAAAGACCGTTTTCGCTTTGATAACCTGCAAGGGCGTGGCACATGGTTTTGTAACCAGTGCGGCGGCGGTGATGGCCTGAATTTGGTTGAAAAGGCGCTGGCGGTCACACCCAAGGAAGCCGCCTGCAAAGTAGCCGAGGTGTTAGGGGAGCCGTCACACCCGACATTACCGGTACATGATGCCGGACAGGACGCGCAGGAGAAAGCGCAGGCACGGCAGCGGGCCGCAGAACAGGCCAGACAGTTGCTGACTGTCGCCCAATCACTGGCCGGGAATGCCTATCTGACCGCCAAAGGCTGGCCGGAGCTGGAGGCGCTGACATTACACGGTCAATCGTTGCATGTGGGCGGTATTACCTATCAACCCGGCGACCTGTTATTCCCCCTGACCGACAACACCGGTGAGGTAGTCAACATCCAGTTGATTAACGCCAACGGTGACAAGCGCACACTGGCCGGGGGGCAGGTGAAAGCGGCCTGTCATTTCTTGCCCGGGCGGGACAACGCCGTTATCTGGCTGACCGAGGGCTATGCTACCGGGCTAACAGTGCATCACCTGACCGGGGAAAGTGTTTGTGTTGCGCTCAGTGCTAACAATCTGTCCGCGCTGGCGCAACAGTTGCGTACTCACTACCCGGATGCACTGCTATTGCTGGCCGCCGATAATGACGAGAACGGCACCGGCCAGACCCGCGCAACCGAGGCCGCCCAATTGAGCGGCGGTAAGCTGGCGTTGCCGCCGGTTGTGGGTGACTGGAACGACGTTTATCAGCAGCAAGGCAAACTGGCTACCCTGACCCAGTTACAGGCATTTAATCAGCCGCAACAGCCCAGCCCGTTTGATACGCTCAGTGACGCCGACCTGAAAGCCATGAGCGCCAGTGAAAAGGCCGAGTTGCTGGCAGAGCACTATCAACACTTGTTGGCCGTGCCACAGGTGGGTGAAGACCTGTGCCGATATGAGAACGGGGCGTGGCAGGTGCTGCCGTATCGGTTACTCAGCCGGGAAATTGCCGCCTTGTTCCATAAAATCCGCGCCCCGTTCTCAGCATCAGGGATAAACAGCGTACTCGATACACTTAAGCTGATGGTGCCACAAATGGGAACACCCGCCCGGCACTTGATAGGTTTTCGTAACGGGGTATTTGATACCACTACCGGCCAGTTCAGCGCACACCAGAAAACGCACTGGCTACGCACGGTAAACAGTGTCGATTACACCCCGCCCAAAGCCGGGGAAAATCTGTCCGACCATGCCCCGCACTTTTGGCGCTGGTTAACACGGGCCGCCGGGCAACAACACGAAAAACAGGCGCGTATTCTCGCGGCGCTTTATATGGTGTTGGCGAACCGCTATGACTGGCAACTGTTCCTTGAGGTGACCGGACCGGGCGGCAGTGGCAAAAGCGTGATGGCCTCCATTGCCAGCTTGCTGGCCGGTAAAGACAATACCACCTCAGCTACTATCGATACGCTGGAGTCATCGCGGGAACGTGCTTCTGTGGTGGGCTTCTCTCTGATTATCCTGCCAGACCAAGAGCGCTGGAGCGGTGACGGTGCGGGCATTAAAGCCATCACTGGCGGTGATGCTGTCGCCATAGACCCGAAATACCGTGATGCCTATTCCACTCATATCCCGGCGGTGATTCTGGCCGTCAATAATAACCCGATGCAGTTCAGTGACCGCAGCGGCGGCGTATCCCGTCGCCGGGTTATCCTGCCGTTCCCGGAAGTCATTCCGGCCAATGAGCGCGACCCGCTATTACTGGCAAAAATTACCGGTGAACTGGCGGTGATTGTGCGTCACCTGATGCAGCGTTTTAATGCTCCTAATGATGCCCGTGCGCTACTTGAAGCACAGCAGAACTCGGATGAAGCGCTGGAAATTAAACGCGGTGCTGACCCGCTGGTTGATTTTTGTGGTTATCTGCTGGCGGTTAATACGCCCAATGGTCTGTATATGGGGAATGCTAATATTATTCCGGCCAACCCGCGTAAATACCTGTATCACGCTTACCTGTCATTTATGGAGGCGCGCGGCCATCAACGGCCAATGAGCCTGACCGCATTCGGGCGCGCTGTGCCACAAACCTTGAGCGAATATGAAATAGCCTTGTTGAAGCGTAAGACGAACCAAGGGATGCAAACCAATCTGATATTAAGTGAAGACTGCGAGGCCGACTGGTTGCCTAAATGTGAAGCATATTGA
- a CDS encoding DUF5375 family protein: MNTLNQSCLPVEVRTAVYRRALAHAYLDTCVSHGVRLGYSLDELQMAIAMDIEGYYVRQHGPEAGMDMACTMLSDMVQPDILLAPPRLTVLGQKMMDELCQAQITTTSQTTLH; the protein is encoded by the coding sequence ATGAATACCCTAAATCAATCCTGTTTGCCCGTTGAAGTCCGTACCGCTGTTTATCGCCGTGCGTTAGCCCATGCCTATCTTGATACCTGCGTGTCTCACGGAGTACGCCTTGGTTACTCGCTAGATGAATTGCAAATGGCGATTGCGATGGATATTGAGGGCTATTATGTGCGCCAGCACGGGCCAGAGGCCGGTATGGATATGGCCTGCACCATGCTCAGTGACATGGTTCAGCCGGATATTCTGCTGGCTCCGCCGCGCCTGACGGTACTGGGGCAAAAAATGATGGATGAGCTGTGCCAAGCGCAGATAACTACAACCAGTCAAACCACCCTGCACTGA
- a CDS encoding helix-turn-helix transcriptional regulator translates to MTERKRFIRLPEVLKRTGLCKAWIYKLISQDRFPEPIKLGERAIAFVESEIDEWIDQMIDLSRNKSA, encoded by the coding sequence ATGACAGAAAGAAAAAGATTTATCCGTTTACCTGAAGTATTGAAAAGAACGGGTCTTTGCAAAGCTTGGATCTATAAACTTATTAGTCAAGATCGTTTCCCTGAACCTATAAAGCTTGGTGAGCGTGCAATAGCATTTGTCGAGAGTGAAATAGATGAATGGATTGATCAGATGATTGATTTATCCCGAAATAAATCGGCCTGA
- a CDS encoding DUF3037 domain-containing protein, with the protein MTTPCLYSIVRYAPYAETEEFANIGVVLCAPKNHAFYFKLTKSNDARVSAFFRDDTIFRLARDAVARELKLAQEQTKNLRTADDIANFFSYLTARKESIFHFSSTRVILAQSPENELNKIYDRFINHSDYNKERREDILAKELRHRLNTHAELRNAFKRETFGGDLTKFTMPFVAKDDEKVLCAIKPLAFVQNEPGKMMEHCDSWVSRVTRAANENLLNLTSVLFTIDGQKNPTAVETRAMDEIRRTFEKNHITCLNHNDENAIISFAKSAI; encoded by the coding sequence ATGACTACGCCATGTCTATACAGCATTGTAAGATATGCGCCCTATGCGGAAACGGAAGAGTTCGCAAACATAGGCGTAGTGTTATGCGCACCTAAAAATCATGCATTCTATTTCAAGTTAACGAAGAGTAATGATGCTCGTGTTAGTGCTTTTTTTCGCGACGATACAATATTCCGCCTCGCAAGAGATGCGGTTGCGCGTGAGCTTAAACTTGCTCAAGAGCAAACAAAAAATCTCAGAACAGCAGACGATATAGCAAACTTTTTTAGTTACCTAACTGCAAGAAAAGAATCAATCTTTCACTTTAGCTCTACTCGCGTGATTCTGGCTCAAAGCCCAGAAAATGAGCTAAATAAAATTTATGATAGATTTATAAACCACTCCGATTATAACAAAGAGCGTAGAGAAGATATTCTCGCAAAGGAGTTAAGACATAGGCTTAACACGCACGCAGAGCTTCGTAACGCCTTTAAACGTGAAACTTTTGGCGGTGACCTAACAAAATTCACGATGCCATTTGTTGCAAAAGATGATGAAAAAGTTCTATGCGCGATCAAACCTCTGGCTTTTGTTCAGAATGAGCCAGGTAAAATGATGGAGCACTGCGACTCTTGGGTTTCAAGGGTTACTCGAGCAGCAAACGAGAATCTTTTAAACTTAACAAGCGTTCTCTTTACCATAGACGGACAAAAAAATCCTACCGCTGTAGAGACTAGAGCAATGGATGAGATACGCCGAACTTTTGAAAAAAACCATATTACTTGTCTTAATCACAATGATGAAAACGCAATAATATCTTTCGCAAAATCAGCAATATAA
- a CDS encoding helix-turn-helix transcriptional regulator, translated as MAIHYPRDRFMRLPEVINTTALSRSTIYELISRDHFPAQISLGGKNVAWLASEIEGWMAERIANRQGVSA; from the coding sequence ATGGCAATACACTACCCGCGTGACCGCTTTATGCGTCTGCCGGAAGTGATTAATACCACCGCCTTATCCCGCTCGACCATTTATGAACTGATTAGCCGTGACCACTTCCCCGCACAGATTTCCCTCGGCGGTAAGAACGTCGCATGGCTGGCCTCTGAGATTGAGGGTTGGATGGCAGAGCGTATTGCTAACCGTCAGGGGGTATCAGCATGA
- a CDS encoding replication/maintenance protein RepL — translation MAGKTFNQNPFIFEDDIEIETRGRKRTVARGEKFQTPEGDKYEKVIHSIQEVDKAKFVKIFISRVRVLFDLTLTGNKLFYIFMFVMSDVIGKDEVYMNFEKAKDIAAQCDFNLSNPVYYRGIKELIDKKIIAQSKSKYIYYINPAVLFNGDRAKFIEEIRVKEEKKLK, via the coding sequence ATGGCTGGGAAAACATTTAACCAAAATCCATTTATTTTCGAAGATGATATTGAAATAGAAACCAGAGGCCGAAAAAGAACTGTGGCGCGTGGAGAGAAGTTTCAAACACCCGAAGGTGATAAATATGAAAAAGTCATCCACTCGATACAAGAAGTGGATAAAGCCAAGTTCGTAAAAATATTCATATCACGAGTCCGGGTGTTATTTGATCTAACCCTTACCGGCAACAAGCTTTTTTATATTTTTATGTTCGTGATGTCTGACGTCATTGGTAAGGATGAAGTCTATATGAACTTTGAAAAAGCAAAAGACATTGCAGCTCAATGTGACTTTAATTTATCTAACCCTGTTTACTATAGGGGCATCAAAGAACTTATTGATAAAAAGATCATCGCACAAAGTAAATCAAAATATATCTATTACATTAACCCTGCAGTTCTTTTTAATGGTGATAGAGCCAAGTTTATTGAAGAGATTAGAGTCAAGGAAGAAAAAAAGCTAAAGTAA